Proteins from one Salmo salar chromosome ssa29, Ssal_v3.1, whole genome shotgun sequence genomic window:
- the LOC106590042 gene encoding zinc finger protein 438, producing the protein MMKSLQFRSIAPKAPAAVVPSPTAVLSCQHPSALPEAASTAVSPKSILVPAQNYALMQVAGQEGTFSLVALPPSVSNQSPQQQQPQQQTIQKNLKLPIPRYQPMRAKNTPEKVKLATPTAVTTRPQRSIAAVKKKLSLPEPKEEPSKQVILIDSTASSEISALTALLPDNAVLYSGSPLEQVAVVDTTINHMSTPAPGPGPVTSMLQNLQYPSGGFTKSSPVKLPQEESNIKVGIRPCQPKPVAQQPHPQPASSSITVLSPAIFSKAVQIIPSPPKGKLPILPYSNIKSTLIPATKLNLNAMSPKKAFPSQPGLPGLTPYPSDPQSKTPETAEALCQNHMPNSLLQSQPQAKTTGTLSLLGMLQMQKPPGKKRGRKRKTMEDILAFEARKKRSLSFFRRRVPEKPSPSTVISQQREVDISKKYRSIRPKPHHMLLMETVPQLVSLPSLTTSDSLEPELLVGHQLSAKVLEPGPRQPQSASTTLHLRGGSSSQRVYLGSSRPLHHCPTCSRCFQFKHHLQSHMNSHTNSRPYVCPVCRKAYAHSGSLSTHMKLHHSEGRPRRTLRCEFCEKAFGYVGVYFSHLREVHKVILTVEPSISQHEDDVPVEGAMSPDQGDEQGQEDREDPVELQIKCGRCQAITPTFADMKLHLLYVHGEEVQVRLRDGAGGLGGALQGGREAEDELVKHAAHYWRQLNEKRNLVRCGSCDEEFFSFSKLKRHILSHHQGGAEDDGNGDGEGEPTGHSARGGRGVLRQGSVFNCVLCSQVLDSKEEVMEHWTVHHHCEETQVLWEALSSYSGDREMDLPSHSPH; encoded by the exons ATGATGAAGAGCCTCCAGTTCAGAAGCATCGCCCCCAAGGCCCCAGCAGCGGTAGTTCCCTCCCCGACCGCCGTCCTGTCCTGCCAGCACCCCTCTGCCCTCCCAGAAGCAGCCTCTACAGCCGTCAGCCCTAAATCCATCCTGGTCCCGGCCCAGAACTATGCCCTGATGCAGGTGGCAGGACAGGAGGGCACCTTCTCTCTAGTGGCCCTGCCGCCCTCCGTATCCAATCAATCTCCACAGCAACAACAGCCGCAGCAACAGACAATCCAGAAGAACCTGAAGCTGCCCATCCCCAGGTACCAGCCAATGAGAGCCAAGAACACCCCGGAGAAGGTCAAATTAGCCACACCCACTGCCGTGACAACCCGGCCACAAAGGTCAATAGCGGCGGTAAAAAAGAAGTTGTCATTGCCGGAACCCAAGGAGGAGCCATCAAAACAGGTCATACTGATCGACTCCACAGCCTCCTCTGAGATCTCAGCCCTCACAGCCCTGCTCCCGGACAACGCTGTGCTCTACTCTGGATCTCCACTGGAGCAAGTAGCAGTGGTGGACACCACCATCAACCACATGTCTACTCCTGCCCCCGGCCCGGGCCCCGTCACCAGCATGCTGCAGAACCTCCAATACCCATCTGGCGGTTTTACTAAAAGCTCCCCAGTCAAACTGCCACAGGAAGAGAGCAACATTAAGGTTGGCATTAGGCCATGCCAACCCAAGCCTGTAGCCCAACAGCCCCATCCACAGCCAGCTAGTAGCAGCATCACTGTCCTCTCTCCAGCCATCTTCAGCAAAGCTGTCCAGATTATACCCTCCCCACCCAAAGGCAAGTTGCCCATTCTGCCCTACTCGAACATAAAAAGCACCCTTATACCAGCCACCAAACTCAACCTCAATGCCATGTCCCCCAAGAAGGCTTTCCCCAGCCAGCCTGGCTTGCCCGGCCTTACCCCGTATCCTTCTGATCCCCAGTCCAAGACCCCAGAGACTGCCGAGGCCCTCTGTCAGAACCACATGCCAAACTCCCTGCTGCAGAGCCAGCCTCAGGCCAAGACCACAGGCACCCTGTCGCTACTGGGAATGCTTCAGATGCAGAAACCACCGggcaagaagagagggaggaagaggaaaacAATGGAGGATATTCTGGCCTTTGAGGCAAGAAAGAAGAGATCCTTGTCGTTCTTTCGGAGGAGGGTTCCAGAGAAGCCTTCTCCTTCGACTGTCATCTCGCAGCAGAGGGAAGTGGACATCTCTAAGAAGTACCGCAGCATCAGACCCAAGCCTCACCACATGCTGCTGATGGAGACAGTTCCCCAGCTGGTCAGCCTGCCCTCCCTCACCACCTCTGACAGCCTGGAACCAGAGCTCCTCGTAGGGCACCAACTCTCTGCCAAGGTCCTGGAGCCTGGTCCTCGCCAGCCCCAGTCAGCCTCTACCACACTTCACCTGAGAGGGGGAAGTTCCTCTCAAAGGGTCTACCTGGGCAGTAGCCGGCCCCTCCACCACTGCCCCACCTGCAGCCGCTGCTTCCAGTTCAAACACCACTTGCAGAGCCATATGAACAGCCACACCAACAGTAGGCCTTACGTCTGTCCAGTGTGTCGTAAGGCCTATGCCCATTCCGGCTCGCTCAGCACTCACATGAAGCTGCACCACTCAGAGGGCCGACCACGCCGGACGCTTCGCTGTGAGTTCTGTGAGAAGGCGTTTGGCTACGTGGGCGTGTACTTCAGCCATCTGAGGGAGGTGCATAAGGTTATCCTGACTGTGGAGCCATCCATCAGCCAACATGAAGACGACGTGCCTGTGGAGGG GGCGATGTCTCCAGACCAGGGGGACGAGCAGGGCCAGGAGGACCGCGAGGACCCAGTGGAGCTCCAGATCAAGTGTGGCCGCTGTCAGGCCATCACCCCCACCTTCGCCGACATGAAGCTGCACCTGCTCTACGTGCACGGGGAGGAGGTGCAGGTGCGCCTGCGGGATGGGGCTGGTGGGCTGGGAGGGGCACTCCAAGGGGGCCGGGAGGCCGAGGACGAGCTGGTGAAACACGCCGCCCACTACTGGCGCCAGCTCAATGAGAAGAGGAACCTAGTCCGCTGTGGGAGCTGTGACGAAgagttcttctccttctccaagcTGAAGCGTCATATCCTCTCCCACCACCAGGGGGGGGCAGAGGACGATGGGAATGGAGACGGAGAGGGGGAGCCGACCGGCCACTCAGCCCGGGGAGGGAGAGGGGTCCTCAGGCAGGGCTCAGTGTTTAACTGTGTGCTGTGCAGCCAGGTCCTGGACAGTAAGGAGGAGGTGATGGAGCACTGGACAGTCCACCACCACTGTGAGGAGACCCAGGTACTCTGGGAGGCCCTCAGCTCCTACTCAGGGGACAGGGAGATGGACTTGCCCTCTCACAGCCCACATTAA